A part of Salvelinus alpinus chromosome 5, SLU_Salpinus.1, whole genome shotgun sequence genomic DNA contains:
- the ep400 gene encoding E1A-binding protein p400 isoform X2, protein MHHGSGPQNVQRQLQRSKSTTGSEAEDHQKQQTMAVTQQQATANHPQSTVTTFASAASPSGPQSPNYQIIMSRSPVTGQNMNITLQNVSQMVTGNQQITLTPLPLQNPGSPGFQHTAPQWRFEPAPSYIQVTSPLPQSMQPQSPTQHSPVPLQRPGAPVTGLGLCGQSPTRFVDAGMLVRQISLGSPPGSGHFVYQEGTGLTQLTPTTAGQVQLASPGVPGSVRERSLSQPHSQTGGTIHHLGPQSPVASGTVLPTLGSPGHITTSNLPPQISSIIQGQLARPMIFEKTSQGMVTGVGTAATVSFSMPSTIPPSSPSLINPSQGIPNTPLTPTGMCLGSIKKQIPKKLEEIAPSNPEVAQLRKQCLEHHTKKMEGLKEVFKDYLIELFFLQHLQGNMMDYLAFKKKPCVPLFTYLRQNDLDLEEEEEEEEQSEVINDEVKVVTGKDGQAGTPVAIATQLPPNVSAAFSSQQQFQVHQGAAGSMTNSGDMDAFKRQQAMAQADQAKRSRIEVGRHGMIFQHPGSLGSPGVPLQQLMPTAQGGMPPNPQTVQIPGQKQNQPQYDPSKGPPVQNAASLHTPPPQLPGRLPQGALPMAVLPMALSQQPLLVESSAQAANQLQVKVQGAGSIMAPVNPHTQLQAQLQQQMQSGLHLQMQPQQPQLMLQPAQATVALTRPGADSNQPGQRIMTNSLSNPSMSPAPLNAPNSLPSPHTIGPLRPSGSNINPATQSKLAGPNGTSTVKMGGFGQGSGMQSSEGSSHDKQAEQAKLESQVHQRISELRKEGQWSASRLPKLMESSRPKSHWDYLLEEMQWMAADFAQERRWKMAAAKKLVRTCSRYHDEQKKMEEGSKKEEDLRLRHIASTIAREVEFFWSNIEQVVEIKLRFQIYEKRLKTLSLQRATSKGQDVKPALSNAVKAEKEEPNMSTRKRKSSTSLAEEVQDEESTIEEQEAMEVTADQKAELGDLAKDAEMPLDALMKQYAGAYADNFDWPQPSPQSDEDGRDETEEMASSLDTPHEAVVIDSLLSVDQYRGSEKTSPPGADGKPKKDIAEVAAATELILPKGSARTTTSGRSQAPFLLHGSLREYQQIGVDWLASLHKKHLNGILADETGLGKTVQTVAYLAHLACQEGIWGPHLVVVRTCKILSWEMEFKRWCPGLKILLYLGNRQERRAKRMWWAETNSFHVCLTSYKLLLKDQSHFLRRRWKHLVLDEVQLIKNMSEKHWETIFALKSQQRILLINTPLQNTLKELWTMIHFLLPGITRPYTDFPVKPGTDQNQDYCHKLVIRLHRMIQPFILRRCKRDVEKQLPKKYEHILKCRLSSRQKSMYEDILTQPGAQEALKTGHFVSVLQVLMQLQRICNHPDLVNIRETSSSYVCSSLQYNTPSLVLGALQEDQRTSLDLSLFDLISNENRLTRYETEEVLPKLKVTRQLIEEIHSAPDPPARPKPCKIKPMRLFQPVQYGTKPEGRLVPMTNTVGQQRPPATTITPHTTTATTTSTAPQPARATTTTTTQGGDVLKIAQLASIAGSIAGSQNRISQPETPVTLQFQGNKFTLSPSQLRQLTTGQPLQLQGTLGNILQIVSAPGQQILRPQGSMVMQTVPQAAPISNSSTRSGTPPPAGPAQQASGMTSNALGVSAQPAPAAPIAPQVSSEERGRHLKERLSRLFSANERRCDRSVLYGADLRQVCSVTPGAPHSALSPRGWRWVGRDSCLRAQRTPVATTTHLQSALLSSTNRQDASSSLVSRLSCVVPAAVARPPYLYAANPPAPYSLEQKSISRRLQEAAAPHSTEIHSLASGHLLQFPDLQLMQMDSGKLEALAILLQKLRSENRRVLIFTQMVKMLDILEAFLDHRQLTYIRVDESLITEERQEHIKTFNRNRQVFCSILTNRCCSAVGTVFDADTIIFYDTDLNPSMDARTQEWCDKIGRSKDIHIYRLESGNSIEEKLLKNGTKDLIREVAAQGTDYTLAFLTQRTIQDLFEVEAGSGEKVEEFVVLHQEPSPSEAISPRVARPYIQALHSISLDAPPPEQQEEEDPEKELQVKEEPSQLEELNAVMDQLTPIEKYALQFLEYLHVSEDELVAKERLLCAKRGWEMQHLQKLKAQDEERMIIEEEEDLFTYTREDAYNMEYVFDGEDGQSEIMPLWTPPTPPQDDNDIYIDSVICLMYDSAPMPESKLPPVYIRKEHKRLKMDPSAGRKKKKGHGETVIPPRSLFEKASMLKVRREGKDQKKNFSLKQQAPFAKPLPSLVKPAMEAGQDNPEWLISEDWALLQAMKQLLELPLNLTIVSPAHTPNWDLVSDVVNSCSRIYRSPKQCRNRYENVIIPREEGKLVYEANPKKKTKSIYKSKNSRPLRTCQIYTQDDNATHIQLYNSRFELMKIIASKRSPPIKPLLGMNPFQKNPKHASVLAESGISYDKPLPPIQVASQRAERIAKEKKALAEQQRAQQLAQQAGAPQAVAGAAQPQAGAPAAGQAQAPGVLQAPAVAGAMAVPNTAVLAGAIKNAAVGTTIQAATVGGNLIVNTVAGVPPSPFQANKRLVSPGQVIPGTLSPASAVGAQVVHSQQRAIPATAAPGEVVAIATGQGVRAVTPVTASAVVTTTLTPVQSQTRSLVTPATGMQLPQGKPITQAHLHMLRQQQLQQQQQQATSPQGIKAVGKPQELLKIHKQKLQMAQQQAGAGQQPVQVQPAAAQANPQLAAIAAGPRAGAVLAGTTVANLQVARLTRLPTQGQIQAQPGQTAQVTLTKPPVVSVPAVVSSAGVTTLPVTMAGISVAIGQAQKTGGPVLTPPFPQMQVQQLLQMKKQQAAVQAAAALQKAVQPQPGQASVQQKVGLWGKTEPSQSTQPHTHLQLGTQQMTVPTTQQQKVTYAATTQLQPSIKTQFFTASIAQAGKPTGAQQIQVAKLPQIVQGQSTVANIQQIVSPQQIQPQTVALTQTTSSAQPQVQMIPAGTATAQVVQQKLLQQQVVTAAASPQIQTPPPHSLAQQAPVSTAAESPVQQQPAKGQARGGAMRGKTQAKPSGGSS, encoded by the exons ATGCACCATGGGAGTGGACCACAGAATGTGCAACGGCAACTTCAGAGATCCAAGTCCACCACTGGATCTGAAGCAGAAGATCACCAGAAGCAGCAGACCATGGCAGTTACTCAACAGCAGGCAACAGCCAACCATCCACAATCAACTGTGACCACGTTTGCATCTGCAGCCAGCCCTTCAGGCCCCCAGTCCCCCAACTACCAGATAATAATGAGCCGCAGCCCTGTCACAGGCCAGAACATGAACATCACCTTACAAAATGTCAGTCAAATGGTGACGGGCAACCAACAGATCACCCTCACCCCGCTCCCCCTCCAGAACCCAGGCTCTCCCGGCTTCCAGCACACGGCCCCGCAGTGGAGGTTTGAGCCTGCCCCGTCCTATATCCAGGTCACCTCACCTCTGCCACAATCCATGCAACCACAAAGTCCCACTCAGCACAGCCCAGTCCCCCTCCAGCGACCAGGGGCACCTGTAACAGGACTGGGTTTGTGTGGACAGAGCCCAACACGCTTTGTTGATGCTGGCATGCTTGTGAGACAAATCAGTCTTGGCAGCCCACCTGGAAGTGGGCACTTTGTTTACCAAGAGGGTACAGGGCTGACGCAGCTAACTCCAACCACAGCTGGGCAGGTGCAGCTGGCCTCCCCAGGGGTGCCAGGCTCTGTGCGTGAACGCAGTCTGTCCCAGCCCCACTCACAGACGGGAGGCACCATCCACCACCTCGGACCTCAGAGTCCTGTGGCCAGTGGGACTGTTTTGCCCACACTGGGGAGCCCAGGCCACATAACCACCTCCAACCTCCCACCTCAAATCAGCAGTATCATCCAGGGGCAGCTGGCGCGTCCCATGATATTTGAGAAGACTTCACAGGGTATGGTAACTGGAGTGGGGACAGCTGCCACAGTGTCTTTCAGTATGCCCTCCACCATTCCTCCCTCCAGCCCTTCCCTCATTAACCCTTCCCAAGGCATCCCCAATACCCCTCTCACCCCTACCGGCATGTGCTTGGGGTCCATCAAGAAACAGATACCCAAAAAGCTGGAGGAGATTGCACCCTCCAACCCAGAAGTGGCCCAGCTGAGGAAGCAGTGTCTGGAGCACCACACTAAGAAGATGGAGGGTCTGAAGGAAGTCTTCAAAGACTACCTGATTGAGCTGTTCTTCCTGCAGCACCTCCAGGGGAACATGATGGACTATTTGGCTTTCAAGAAGAAGCCCTGTGTCCCGCTTTTCACTTACCTGAGACAGAATGACCTAGAccttgaggaggaagaggaagaggaggagcagtcTGAGGTCATCAATGATGAG GTCAAGGTTGTAACTGGAAAGGATGGACAGGCCGGAACACCAGTTGCCATAGCTACACAGCTTCCACCCAATGTTTCAGCAGCATTCTCTTCCCAGCAGCAGTTCCAG GTGCACCAGGGAGCAGCTGGCAGCATGACAAACTCAGGGGACATGGATGCCTTTAAGAGGCAACAGGCAATGGCACAAGCAG ATCAGGCTAAGAGGTCCCGGATTGAAGTTGGTCGCCATGGAATGATTTTCCAGCATCCTGGTTCTTTAGGATCACCTGGCGTTCCACTCCAGCAGCTTATGCCGACAGCGCAAG GCGGGATGCCCCCCAACCCGCAGACAGTCCAGATCCCTGGGCAGAAGCAGAACCAGCCACAGTATGACCCGTCCAAAGGGCCTCCGGTGCAGAACGCTGCCAGCCTGCACACTCCTCCCCCCCAGCTGCCAGGCCGCCTGCCCCAGGGCGCCCTCCCCATGGCAGTCCTGCCCATGGCTCTCTCTCAGCAGCCCCTACTTGTGGAGAGCTCAGCCCAGGCCGCCAATCAGCTCCAGGTGAAGGTGCAGGGGGCTGGCTCCATCATGGCTCCAGTCAACCCCCACACACAGctccaggcccagctccagcagCAGATGCAGTCTGGTCTTCACCTCCAAATGCAGCCTCAGCAGCCCCAGCTCATGCTGCAGCCAGCACAGGCT ACTGTGGCCCTCACTCGTCCTGGAGCAGACTCCAACCAACCTGGCCAAAGAATAATGACCAACTCCCTGTCCAACCCCTCAATGTCTCCTGCCCCCCTCAACGCCCCCAACTCactcccctccccccacacaaTTGGCCCCCTCCGCCCCTCTGGGTCCAACATCAATCCTGCCACACAGTCCAAACTGGCTGGCCCCAACGGCACCTCCACAGTCAAAATGGGAGGCTTTGGTCAGGGCTCGGGTATGCAGTCATCAGAAGGGAGTTCACATGACAAACAAGCTGAACAGGCCAAACTG GAGAGCCAGGTGCACCAGCGtatctctgagctgaggaaagaGGGCCAGTGGTCAGCCAGCAGGCTGCCCAAGCTCATGGAGTCCTCTCGGCCCAAATCCCACTGGGACTACCTACTGGAGGAGATGCAGTGGATGGCAGCTGACTTTGCccaggagaggaggtggaagatGGCTGCTGCCAAGAAG CTGGTTCGCACCTGTTCCCGTTACCATGACGAGCAGAAGAAGATGGAAGAGGGATCCAAGAAAGAGGAAGATCTGCGTCTCCGTCACATTGCTAGCACCATCGCCAGAGAGGTGGAGTTCTTCTGGTCCAACATTGAGCAG GTTGTGGAAATTAAACTGCGTTTCCAGATTTATGAGAAAAGACTGAAAACGCTCAGCCTGCAGAGAGCAACGAGTAAAG GACAAGATGTTAAACCTGCTCTGTCAAACGCAGTGAAAGCTGAAAAAGAG GAGCCCAATATGTCAACAAGGAAGCGAAAGTCCAGCACTTCATTGGCAGAAGAAG ttcaggATGAGGAGAGCACCATAGAGGAGCAGGAAGCCATGGAGGTGACAGCTGATCAGAAGGCAGAGTTGGGAGATCTGGCTAAAGATG CTGAGATGCCGCTGGATGCTTTGATGAAACAGTATGCTGGTGCCTACGCTGACAACTTTGACTGGCCCCAGCCTTCCCCACAGAGTGATGAGGATGGCAGGGATGAGACTGAAG AGATGGCGTCCTCTCTGGACACCCCCCACGAGGCTGTAGTGATAGACTCCCTGCTTAGTGTGGACCAGTATCGAGGTTCTGAGAAGACCAGCCCCCCTGGTGCTGACGGGAAGCCCAAGAAGGACATAGCAGAGGTGGCAGCCGCCACAGAACTCATCCTACCCAAGGGCAGTGCCAGGACCACCACTTCT GGCCGCAGCCAGGCTCCTTTCCTGCTGCACGGATCACTGCGTGAGTACCAGCAGATCGGAGTGGACTGGCTAGCCAGTCTCCACAAGAAACACCTCAACGGCATCTTAGCAGACGAGACCGGGCTGGGCAAGACTGTGCAGACTGTGGCCTACCTGGCACATCTAGCCTGTCAAGAGG GCATCTGGGGCCCCCATCTGGTTGTGGTGAGGACGTGTAAGATCCTGAGCTGGGAGATGGAGTTTAAACGCTGGTGTCCCGGCCTCAAGATCCTCCTCTACCTTGGCAACAGACAGGAACGCAGAGCAAAGAGAATG TGGTGGGCGGAGACCAACAGCTTCCATGTGTGTTTGACGTCCTACAAGCTGCTGCTGAAGGACCAGAGCCATTTCCTGAGGAGGAGGTGGAAACACCTGGTCCTGGATGAGGTGCAGCTCATTAAGAACATGTCAGAGAAACACTGGGAAACCATCTTTGCGCTCAAGAG TCAGCAGAGGATCCTCCTGATCAACACTCCACTCCAGAACACACTGAAGGAGCTGTGGACCATGATCCACTTCCTCCTGCCAGGAATCACCAGACCCTACACAGACTTCCCTGTCAAGCCAGGCACAGACCAGAACCAGGACTACTGCCACAAACTGGTCATCCGCCTACACAGG ATGATCCAACCCTTCATCCTGAGGCGCTGTAAGAGGGATGTGGAGAAGCAGCTTCCTAAGAAGTATGAACACATCCTCAAGTGTCGCCTTTCTAGCAGACAGAAGAGCATGTATGAAGATATCCTCACTCAGCCAGG AGCCCAGGAGGCATTGAAGACTGGTCATTTTGTGAGTGTGCTGCAGGTGCTGATGCAGCTGCAGAGGATCTGTAACCACCCAGACCTGGTAAACATCAGGGAGACCAGCAGCTCCTACGTGTGTTCCTCTCTGCAGTACAACACCCCTTCCCTGGTGCTGGGAGCCCTGCAGGAGGACCAACGCACG AGCCTGGACCTGTCCCTGTTCGACCTGATCAGTAATGAGAACAGACTGACGCGCTACGAGACGGAGGAGGTTCTACCCAAACTCAAAGTCACCCGTCAGCTGATTGAGGAGATCCACAGTGCCCCGGACCCACCGGCCAGACCCAAGCCCTGCAAGATCAAACCCATGAG GTTGTTCCAGCCAGTGCAGTATGGCACTAAGCCAGAGGGCCGTCTGGTGCCCATGACCAATACTGTGGGTCAGCAGCGTCCTCCAGCCACCACTATCACCCCGCACACCACCACCgccactactacttctactgcccCTCAGCCAGCCAgggccaccaccactaccaccacacagg gtggagatgtgttgaaGATAGCCCAGCTGGCGTCCATAGCAGGCTCCATAGCAGGCAGCCAGAACCGAATCTCCCAGCCTGAGACCCCCGTCACTCTGCAGTTCCAGGGTAACAAGTTCACCCTGTCCCCCAGCCAGCTCCGACAGCTCACCACAGGGCAGCCCTTGCAGCTCCAAGGTACACTCG GCAACATCCTGCAGATAGTGTCGGCCCCTGGTCAGCAGATCCTCCGGCCCCAGGGCTCCATGGTCATGCAGACGGTACCTCAGGCTGCACCTATCTCCAACTCCTCCACCAGATCTGGCACCCCACCCCCAGCCGGCCCCGCCCAACAAG CTTCAGGGATGACATCAAATGCCTTGGGAGTGAGCGCCCAGCCTGCTCCTGCTGCTCCTATTGCCCCTCAG GTGTCGTCAGAGGAGAGGGGTCGTCATCTGAAGGAGCGTCTGAGCCGCCTGTTCAGTGCCAACGAGAGGCGTTGTGACCGCAGTGTTCTGTACGGGGCTGACCTGCGCCAGGTCTGCTCTGTGACCCCAGGGGCTCCTCACTCTGCCCTGAGCCCCAGGGGCTGGAGATGGGTGGGCAGAGACAGCTGCCTCAGGGCCCAGAGGACTCCTGTGGccaccacaacacacctccagtctgCCCTGCTCTCCTCCACAAACCGCCAGGATGCCAGCAGCAGCCTAGTCAGCAG GTTATCATGTGTTGTCCCTGCCGCAGTAGCTCGTCCCCCTTACCTGTATGCAGCCAATCCCCCAGCTCCCTACAGCCTGGAGCAGAAGTCGATCAGTCGCAGGCTCCAGGAGGCCGCCGCCCCCCACAGCACAGAGATCCACAGCCTGGCCTCTGGACACCTGCTCCAGTTCCCTGACCTGCAGCTCATGCAGATGGACTCGG GTAAACTTGAGGCCCTGGCCATTCTGCTCCAGAAGCTGAGGTCGGAGAATCGCCGCGTCCTCATCTTCACACAGATGGTGAAGATGCTGGACATCCTGGAGGCCTTCCTGGACCATCGGCAGCTCACATACATCCGTGTTGACGAGAGCCTGATCACAGAGGAACGCCAG GAACATATAAAGACGTTCAACAGGAACAGACAGGTGTTCTGCAGCATCCTGACCAACCGCTGCTGCTCAGCCGTGGGGACCGTGTTCGACGCAGACACCATCATATTCTACGACACAGACCTCAACCCCAGCATGGACGCCCGCACCCAGGAGTGGTGCGACAAGATCGGACGATCCAAGGACATCCACATCTACAG ACTGGAGAGCGGGAACTCCATTGAAGAGAAGCTGCTAAAGAACGGCACAAAGGATCTGATCCGAGAGGTGGCTGCCCAAGGGACTGACTACACCCTGGCATTCCTCACACAG cggaccatccaggacctctttgaGGTGGAGGCCGGCTCAGGGGAGAAGGTTGAGGAGTTTGTGGTTCTGCACCAGGAGCCGTCTCCCTCTGAGGCCATCTCTCCACGAGTGGCTAGGCCCTACATCCAGGCACTCCACAGCATCAGCCTGGACGCCCCGCCACcagagcagcaggaggaggaggacccgGAGAAGGAGCTGCAGGTCAAAGAGGAGCCCTCTCAGCTGGAGGAGCTTAATGCTGTAATGGACCAG TTAACACCAATAGAAAAATATGCCCTGCAGTTCTTGGAGTATCTTCATGTCAGTGAAGATGAACTTGTTGCCAAG GAGCGACTGTTGTGTGCGAAGAGAGGCTGGGAGATGCAGCACCTCCAGAAACTGAAGGCCCAAGACGAGGAGAGGATGATcattgaggaagaggaggacctgTTCACCTACACCAGAGAGGATGCTTACAATATG GAGTATGTGTTTGATGGCGAAGATGGCCAATCGGAAATCATGCCG CTGTGGACTCCACCTACCCCACCGCAGGATGACAACGACATCTATATCGACTCTGTGATCTGTCTGATGTACGACTCTGCTCCCATGCCGGAGTCCAAACTGCCTCCTGTCTACATCCGCAAGGAGCACAAGAGACTCAAGATGGACCCCTCAG CTggcaggaagaagaagaagggtcATGGGGAGACGGTGATTCCTCCTCGCTCCCTCTTCGAGAAGGCCAGCATGCTCAAGGTCCGCCGCGAGGGCAAAGACCAAAAGAAGAACTTCTCCCTGAAGCAGCAGGCACCCTTCGCTAAGCCTCTGCCCTCGCTGGTCAAACCTGCCATGGAGGCCGGACAGGACAACCCAGAGTGGCTTATCAGTGAAGACTGGGCCCTGCTACAG GCTATGAAACAGCTCCTGGAGCTCCCTCTGAATCTAACCATCGTTTCTCCGGCCCACACCCCCAACTGGGACCTGGTCAGCGACGTGGTCAACTCCTGCAGCCGTATCTACCGCTCGCCCAAGCAGTGTCGCAACCGCTATGAGAATGTCATCATCCCCCGGGAGGAGGGCAAG TTGGTGTATGAGGCGAATCCTAAGAAGAAAACAAAGAGCATATACAAG TCTAAGAACAGCCGGCCGCTGCGCACCTGTCAGATCTACACCCAGGATGACAACGCTACACACATCCAGCTCTACAACAGCCGCTTTGAGCTCATGAAGATCATCGCCAGCAAGAGGAGTCCCCCCATCAAACCCCT TCTGGGGATGAACCCATTCCAGAAGAACCCCAAACATGCCTCCGTCCTGGCAGAAAGTGGGATCAGCTACGACAAGCCCCTCCCTCCCATTCAGGTGGCATCTCAACGTGCTGAGAGGATTGCCAAGGAGAAGAAG GCCCTAGCCGAGCAGCAGAGGGCTCAGCAGCTAGCTCAGCAGGCAGGAGCCCCCCAGGCCGTGGCCGGTGCTGCCCAACCCCAGGCTGGGGCTCCCGCTGCAGGCCAAGCCCAGGCCCCGGGGGTCCTCCAGGCCCCTGCAGTGGCTGGCGCTATGGCTGTACCCAACACCGCTGTCCTG GCTGGAGCCATAAAGAATGCTGCTGTGGGAACAACCATTCAAGCTG CCACCGTAGGGGGGAACCTGATTGTGAACACAGTGGCTGGAGTTCCTCCAAGTCCGTTCCAGGCCAACAAACGGCTGGTATCACCAGGTCAAGTCATACCAGGAACCCTGTCT CCTGCCAGTGCAGTAGGTGCACAGGTGGTCCACTCCCAGCAGAGAGCCATACCTGCCACTGCCGCCCCTGGGGAGGTGGTTGCCATAGCTACGGGTCAGGGTGTCAGGGCCGTTACCCCGGTGACTGCCTCTGCGGTGGTGACCACCACTCTGACCCCAGTGCAGTCCCAGACCCGCTCCCTGGTCACACCAG CCACAGGCATGCAGCTACCCCAGGGCAAGCCCATCACCCAGGCCCACCTCCACATGCTCCGACAGCAGCAGctccagcagcaacaacagcaggcTACCTCGCCACAAGGCATCAAGGCTGTGGGAAAACCCCAG GAGCTTCTGAAGATACACAAGCAGAAGCTGCAGATGGCCCAGCAGCAGGCAGGAGCCGGCCAGCAGCCTGTCCAGGTGCAGCCAGCCGCAGCCCAGGCCAACCCCCAGCTTGCCGCTATAGCTGCCGGTCCCAGAGCCGGAGCCGTGCTGGCTGGCACCACCGTAGCTAACTTGCAGGTGGCCAGACTG ACACGGCTGCCCACCCAGGGTCAGATCCAGGCCCAGCCAGGGCAGACAGCCCAGGTGACCCTCACCAAGCCCCCGGTGGTCTCTGTGCCCGCCGTGGTTTCTTCCGCTGGCGTCACCACCCTGCCCGTCACTATGGCTGGCATCAGTGTAGCCATTGGACAGGCCCAGAAAACAG GTGGGCCAGTGTTGACGCCCCCGTTCCCCCAGATGCAGGTTCAGCAGCTGCTCCAGATGAAGAAGCAGCAGGCAGCCGTGCAGGCTGCCGCAGCCCTGCAGAAAGCAGTGCAGCCACAGCCAGGACAAGCCTCTGTGCAGCAGAAGGTGGGGCTCTGGGGGAAAACCGAACCATCACAGTCtacgcaaccacacacacatttacaa CTGGGCACCCAGCAGATGACAGTACCGACTACCCAGCAGCAGAAGGTCACCTATGCTGCCACCACCCAGCTACAGCCTAGCATCAAGACCCAGTTCTTCACTGCTTCCATCGCCCAGGCTGGGAAACCCACTGGGGCCCAGCAAATCCAG GTGGCTAAGCTCCCCCAGATAGTGCAGGGGCAATCCACTGTGGCCAACATCCAGCAGATCGTATCTCCACAGCAG ATCCAGCCCCAGACGGTGGCCCTGACCCAGACTACATCCTCAGCCCAGCCCCAGGTCCAGATGATTCCAGCAGGCACAGCCACAGCCCAGGTGGTTCAGCAGAAGCTCCTCCAGCAGCAGGTGGTGACTGCAGCTGCCTCGCCTCAGATACAGACCCCCCCTCCTCACAGCCTGGCCCAACAGGCCCCAGTTTCCACTGCAGCAGAGTCCCCAGTACAGCAGCAGCCAGCTAAGGGCCAGGCTCGCGGAGGGGCCATGAGGGGCAAGACCCAGGCCAAGCCCAGCGGGGGCAGCAGCTAG